One stretch of Aigarchaeota archaeon DNA includes these proteins:
- the gcvH gene encoding glycine cleavage system protein GcvH codes for MAPYVSESFEIPEDLIYSKDHLWIKIIKKKVAMVGITDYAQKKLRDIMYLELPSINQKLKQGDTLCTIESVKAVSEVYSPITGKVVEVNSNLVDKPELINDSPYEDGWIVKIEISDPNELEKLMDAEEYRRYIESLEEEAGGEEE; via the coding sequence GTGGCACCGTACGTGTCTGAAAGTTTTGAAATACCGGAAGACTTGATATACAGTAAGGACCACCTATGGATTAAGATAATTAAGAAGAAGGTCGCGATGGTCGGCATAACGGACTATGCGCAGAAGAAGCTACGTGACATAATGTATCTCGAGTTGCCGAGTATAAACCAGAAACTTAAGCAAGGCGATACGCTCTGTACGATAGAGTCTGTAAAGGCCGTGTCAGAAGTGTATTCTCCAATTACAGGAAAAGTGGTAGAGGTAAACAGCAATCTGGTAGATAAGCCGGAGCTAATAAACGATTCGCCATACGAAGATGGTTGGATAGTAAAGATAGAGATCTCCGACCCAAACGAGCTCGAGAAGTTGATGGACGCTGAGGAGTACAGGCGATACATCGAAAGCTTAGAAGAAGAGGCAGGAGGAGAGGAGGAGTAG